Below is a window of Flavobacteriales bacterium DNA.
CTTCAGCTCTCTGCTGAATCACAAGTTTAAAACCCATACTTACGTTCAATCTTCTTTTGAACTATTTTCCAGTCGACAAGACAGTCTGGGTTTTCCTGAATTTCCTTGAGTCTTTCATCCAAAATTTTCTTCTGCCAGTCGTGGATAACAATATCATCCTCTTGCTGATCGACAGCTTCTTCCACTTTTACTCCACGAAGACTTTTCAGGTATGCTAATACCTGTTCGGTTTTGGATTCGGGTATGGTAAGGGTATATCTGGCCATG
It encodes the following:
- a CDS encoding addiction module protein, with translation MARYTLTIPESKTEQVLAYLKSLRGVKVEEAVDQQEDDIVIHDWQKKILDERLKEIQENPDCLVDWKIVQKKIERKYGF